A genomic window from Betta splendens chromosome 17, fBetSpl5.4, whole genome shotgun sequence includes:
- the eef1da gene encoding eukaryotic translation elongation factor 1 delta a (guanine nucleotide exchange protein) isoform X3: MDQPLTNQQHKGSVPVGQGSIGAQERGIISGDNVQFGRLRRRTRLSQSESQSSGPEEEQVSSSVDARRSGRAHNPQQDQEPPPAPAKPSACTGLQNKKSRNRTSSETEGGKGGSRGPMQRKRGHSETENRPRPDKPDMSGLQCLASEKVWFDKHRYDEAERRLYEGANGPATQQVKTALQQAKGRQQKRPHRNSSSNAGDQELVSRMKSLELENQTLHKVVVEMKAALQRLESRVAVLEKSPAPAAVQCAKTAPVRQVKVENGGDEDDDDDIDLFGSDDDDEEAERLKQERLDAYAAKKAKKPALIAKSSILLDVKPWDDETDMAKLEECVRSVQMDGLLWGASKLLPVGYGIKKLQISCVVEDDKVGTDILEEEITKFEDFVQSVDVAAFNKI; encoded by the exons ATGGATCAGCCTTTAACCAATCAACAGCATAAAGGAAGTGTGCCGGTCGGGCAGGGCAGCATCGGTGCTCAGGAGAGAGGCATCATCAGCGGAGACAACGTCCAGTTTgggcggctgcggcggcgcaCGCGTTTGTCTCAGTCCGAGAGCCAGAGCTCAGGGCCcgaagaggagcaggtgagctcCTCCGTGGACGCGAGGCGCTCCGGACGCGCCCACAACCCTCAGCAGGATCAGGAGCCCCCTCCGGCCCCCGCCAAGCCCTCCGCTTGCACCGGTCTCCAGAATAAAAAGAGCCGCAATCGCACCTCCTCTGAGACTGAGGGGGGCAAAGGTGGCAGCAGGGGGCcgatgcagaggaagagaggccACTCTGAGACGGAGAACCGGCCCCGACCCGACAA ACCCGACATGAGCGGCCTCCAGTGCCTCGCCAGCGAGAAAGTCTGGTTCGACAAACACCGCTACGATGAAGCGGAAAGGCGCTTATACGAAGGGGCCAACGGTCCTGCCACGCAA CAGGTGAAAACGGCCCTGCAGCAGGCCAAAGGGCGCCAGCAGAAACGGCCACACAGAAAC TCCTCCTCAAACGCTGGAGATCAGGAGTTGGTTTCACGCATGAAGAGCCTGGAACTGGAGAACCAGACTTTACACAAAG TGGTGGTGGAGATGAAAGCTGCCCTGCAGAGGCTGGAGTCCAGAGTAGCTGTGCTGGAAAAgagccctgcaccagcagctgTTCAATGTGCTAAG ACCGCTCCAGTCCGACAGGTAAAGGTAGAAAATGGTGGTgacgaggacgacgacgatGACATCGACCTGTTTGGCAGCGACGACGACGATGAGGAGGCAGAACGCCTGAAACAGGAGCGTCTGGATGCCTATGCAGCCAAGAAGGCCAAGAAACCCGCCCTCATCGCCAAGTCATCCATCCTGTTGGATGTCAAACCC TGGGACGATGAGACGGACATGGCGAAGCTGGAGGAGTGCGTGCGCTCGGTGCAGATGGACGGGCTTCTGTGGGGAGCCTCCAAGCTGCTGCCGGTCGGCTACGGCATCAAGAAGCTGCAGATCAGCTGCGTTGTTGAAGACGATAAAGTCGGCACCGACATATTGGAGGAGGAGATCACCAAGTTCGAGGACTTT gtccaGAGTGTAGACGTTGCTGCCTTCAATAAGATCTAA
- the eef1da gene encoding eukaryotic translation elongation factor 1 delta a (guanine nucleotide exchange protein) isoform X2, translating to MDQPLTNQQHKGSVPVGQGSIGAQERGIISGDNVQFGRLRRRTRLSQSESQSSGPEEEQVSSSVDARRSGRAHNPQQDQEPPPAPAKPSACTGLQNKKSRNRTSSETEGGKGGSRGPMQRKRGHSETENRPRPDKPDMSGLQCLASEKVWFDKHRYDEAERRLYEGANGPATQQQQVKTALQQAKGRQQKRPHRNSSSNAGDQELVSRMKSLELENQTLHKVVVEMKAALQRLESRVAVLEKSPAPAAVQCAKTAPVRQVKVENGGDEDDDDDIDLFGSDDDDEEAERLKQERLDAYAAKKAKKPALIAKSSILLDVKPWDDETDMAKLEECVRSVQMDGLLWGASKLLPVGYGIKKLQISCVVEDDKVGTDILEEEITKFEDFVQSVDVAAFNKI from the exons ATGGATCAGCCTTTAACCAATCAACAGCATAAAGGAAGTGTGCCGGTCGGGCAGGGCAGCATCGGTGCTCAGGAGAGAGGCATCATCAGCGGAGACAACGTCCAGTTTgggcggctgcggcggcgcaCGCGTTTGTCTCAGTCCGAGAGCCAGAGCTCAGGGCCcgaagaggagcaggtgagctcCTCCGTGGACGCGAGGCGCTCCGGACGCGCCCACAACCCTCAGCAGGATCAGGAGCCCCCTCCGGCCCCCGCCAAGCCCTCCGCTTGCACCGGTCTCCAGAATAAAAAGAGCCGCAATCGCACCTCCTCTGAGACTGAGGGGGGCAAAGGTGGCAGCAGGGGGCcgatgcagaggaagagaggccACTCTGAGACGGAGAACCGGCCCCGACCCGACAA ACCCGACATGAGCGGCCTCCAGTGCCTCGCCAGCGAGAAAGTCTGGTTCGACAAACACCGCTACGATGAAGCGGAAAGGCGCTTATACGAAGGGGCCAACGGTCCTGCCACGCAACAGCAACAG GTGAAAACGGCCCTGCAGCAGGCCAAAGGGCGCCAGCAGAAACGGCCACACAGAAAC TCCTCCTCAAACGCTGGAGATCAGGAGTTGGTTTCACGCATGAAGAGCCTGGAACTGGAGAACCAGACTTTACACAAAG TGGTGGTGGAGATGAAAGCTGCCCTGCAGAGGCTGGAGTCCAGAGTAGCTGTGCTGGAAAAgagccctgcaccagcagctgTTCAATGTGCTAAG ACCGCTCCAGTCCGACAGGTAAAGGTAGAAAATGGTGGTgacgaggacgacgacgatGACATCGACCTGTTTGGCAGCGACGACGACGATGAGGAGGCAGAACGCCTGAAACAGGAGCGTCTGGATGCCTATGCAGCCAAGAAGGCCAAGAAACCCGCCCTCATCGCCAAGTCATCCATCCTGTTGGATGTCAAACCC TGGGACGATGAGACGGACATGGCGAAGCTGGAGGAGTGCGTGCGCTCGGTGCAGATGGACGGGCTTCTGTGGGGAGCCTCCAAGCTGCTGCCGGTCGGCTACGGCATCAAGAAGCTGCAGATCAGCTGCGTTGTTGAAGACGATAAAGTCGGCACCGACATATTGGAGGAGGAGATCACCAAGTTCGAGGACTTT gtccaGAGTGTAGACGTTGCTGCCTTCAATAAGATCTAA
- the eef1da gene encoding eukaryotic translation elongation factor 1 delta a (guanine nucleotide exchange protein) isoform X1 has protein sequence MDQPLTNQQHKGSVPVGQGSIGAQERGIISGDNVQFGRLRRRTRLSQSESQSSGPEEEQVSSSVDARRSGRAHNPQQDQEPPPAPAKPSACTGLQNKKSRNRTSSETEGGKGGSRGPMQRKRGHSETENRPRPDKPDMSGLQCLASEKVWFDKHRYDEAERRLYEGANGPATQQQQDTDANAILQDIAKSRKNIQQSLNGVKTALQQAKGRQQKRPHRNSSSNAGDQELVSRMKSLELENQTLHKVVVEMKAALQRLESRVAVLEKSPAPAAVQCAKTAPVRQVKVENGGDEDDDDDIDLFGSDDDDEEAERLKQERLDAYAAKKAKKPALIAKSSILLDVKPWDDETDMAKLEECVRSVQMDGLLWGASKLLPVGYGIKKLQISCVVEDDKVGTDILEEEITKFEDFVQSVDVAAFNKI, from the exons ATGGATCAGCCTTTAACCAATCAACAGCATAAAGGAAGTGTGCCGGTCGGGCAGGGCAGCATCGGTGCTCAGGAGAGAGGCATCATCAGCGGAGACAACGTCCAGTTTgggcggctgcggcggcgcaCGCGTTTGTCTCAGTCCGAGAGCCAGAGCTCAGGGCCcgaagaggagcaggtgagctcCTCCGTGGACGCGAGGCGCTCCGGACGCGCCCACAACCCTCAGCAGGATCAGGAGCCCCCTCCGGCCCCCGCCAAGCCCTCCGCTTGCACCGGTCTCCAGAATAAAAAGAGCCGCAATCGCACCTCCTCTGAGACTGAGGGGGGCAAAGGTGGCAGCAGGGGGCcgatgcagaggaagagaggccACTCTGAGACGGAGAACCGGCCCCGACCCGACAA ACCCGACATGAGCGGCCTCCAGTGCCTCGCCAGCGAGAAAGTCTGGTTCGACAAACACCGCTACGATGAAGCGGAAAGGCGCTTATACGAAGGGGCCAACGGTCCTGCCACGCAACAGCAACAG GACACAGATGCTAATGCCATCCTGCAGGACATTGCTAAGTCCAGAAAGAATATCCAGCAGTCCCTCAACGGA GTGAAAACGGCCCTGCAGCAGGCCAAAGGGCGCCAGCAGAAACGGCCACACAGAAAC TCCTCCTCAAACGCTGGAGATCAGGAGTTGGTTTCACGCATGAAGAGCCTGGAACTGGAGAACCAGACTTTACACAAAG TGGTGGTGGAGATGAAAGCTGCCCTGCAGAGGCTGGAGTCCAGAGTAGCTGTGCTGGAAAAgagccctgcaccagcagctgTTCAATGTGCTAAG ACCGCTCCAGTCCGACAGGTAAAGGTAGAAAATGGTGGTgacgaggacgacgacgatGACATCGACCTGTTTGGCAGCGACGACGACGATGAGGAGGCAGAACGCCTGAAACAGGAGCGTCTGGATGCCTATGCAGCCAAGAAGGCCAAGAAACCCGCCCTCATCGCCAAGTCATCCATCCTGTTGGATGTCAAACCC TGGGACGATGAGACGGACATGGCGAAGCTGGAGGAGTGCGTGCGCTCGGTGCAGATGGACGGGCTTCTGTGGGGAGCCTCCAAGCTGCTGCCGGTCGGCTACGGCATCAAGAAGCTGCAGATCAGCTGCGTTGTTGAAGACGATAAAGTCGGCACCGACATATTGGAGGAGGAGATCACCAAGTTCGAGGACTTT gtccaGAGTGTAGACGTTGCTGCCTTCAATAAGATCTAA
- the eef1da gene encoding eukaryotic translation elongation factor 1 delta a (guanine nucleotide exchange protein) isoform X4, translated as MDQPLTNQQHKGSVPVGQGSIGAQERGIISGDNVQFGRLRRRTRLSQSESQSSGPEEEQVSSSVDARRSGRAHNPQQDQEPPPAPAKPSACTGLQNKKSRNRTSSETEGGKGGSRGPMQRKRGHSETENRPRPDKPDMSGLQCLASEKVWFDKHRYDEAERRLYEGANGPATQQQQSSSNAGDQELVSRMKSLELENQTLHKVVVEMKAALQRLESRVAVLEKSPAPAAVQCAKTAPVRQVKVENGGDEDDDDDIDLFGSDDDDEEAERLKQERLDAYAAKKAKKPALIAKSSILLDVKPWDDETDMAKLEECVRSVQMDGLLWGASKLLPVGYGIKKLQISCVVEDDKVGTDILEEEITKFEDFVQSVDVAAFNKI; from the exons ATGGATCAGCCTTTAACCAATCAACAGCATAAAGGAAGTGTGCCGGTCGGGCAGGGCAGCATCGGTGCTCAGGAGAGAGGCATCATCAGCGGAGACAACGTCCAGTTTgggcggctgcggcggcgcaCGCGTTTGTCTCAGTCCGAGAGCCAGAGCTCAGGGCCcgaagaggagcaggtgagctcCTCCGTGGACGCGAGGCGCTCCGGACGCGCCCACAACCCTCAGCAGGATCAGGAGCCCCCTCCGGCCCCCGCCAAGCCCTCCGCTTGCACCGGTCTCCAGAATAAAAAGAGCCGCAATCGCACCTCCTCTGAGACTGAGGGGGGCAAAGGTGGCAGCAGGGGGCcgatgcagaggaagagaggccACTCTGAGACGGAGAACCGGCCCCGACCCGACAA ACCCGACATGAGCGGCCTCCAGTGCCTCGCCAGCGAGAAAGTCTGGTTCGACAAACACCGCTACGATGAAGCGGAAAGGCGCTTATACGAAGGGGCCAACGGTCCTGCCACGCAACAGCAACAG TCCTCCTCAAACGCTGGAGATCAGGAGTTGGTTTCACGCATGAAGAGCCTGGAACTGGAGAACCAGACTTTACACAAAG TGGTGGTGGAGATGAAAGCTGCCCTGCAGAGGCTGGAGTCCAGAGTAGCTGTGCTGGAAAAgagccctgcaccagcagctgTTCAATGTGCTAAG ACCGCTCCAGTCCGACAGGTAAAGGTAGAAAATGGTGGTgacgaggacgacgacgatGACATCGACCTGTTTGGCAGCGACGACGACGATGAGGAGGCAGAACGCCTGAAACAGGAGCGTCTGGATGCCTATGCAGCCAAGAAGGCCAAGAAACCCGCCCTCATCGCCAAGTCATCCATCCTGTTGGATGTCAAACCC TGGGACGATGAGACGGACATGGCGAAGCTGGAGGAGTGCGTGCGCTCGGTGCAGATGGACGGGCTTCTGTGGGGAGCCTCCAAGCTGCTGCCGGTCGGCTACGGCATCAAGAAGCTGCAGATCAGCTGCGTTGTTGAAGACGATAAAGTCGGCACCGACATATTGGAGGAGGAGATCACCAAGTTCGAGGACTTT gtccaGAGTGTAGACGTTGCTGCCTTCAATAAGATCTAA
- the eef1da gene encoding eukaryotic translation elongation factor 1 delta a (guanine nucleotide exchange protein) isoform X5, giving the protein MDQPLTNQQHKGSVPVGQGSIGAQERGIISGDNVQFGRLRRRTRLSQSESQSSGPEEEQVSSSVDARRSGRAHNPQQDQEPPPAPAKPSACTGLQNKKSRNRTSSETEGGKGGSRGPMQRKRGHSETENRPRPDKPDMSGLQCLASEKVWFDKHRYDEAERRLYEGANGPATQQSSSNAGDQELVSRMKSLELENQTLHKVVVEMKAALQRLESRVAVLEKSPAPAAVQCAKTAPVRQVKVENGGDEDDDDDIDLFGSDDDDEEAERLKQERLDAYAAKKAKKPALIAKSSILLDVKPWDDETDMAKLEECVRSVQMDGLLWGASKLLPVGYGIKKLQISCVVEDDKVGTDILEEEITKFEDFVQSVDVAAFNKI; this is encoded by the exons ATGGATCAGCCTTTAACCAATCAACAGCATAAAGGAAGTGTGCCGGTCGGGCAGGGCAGCATCGGTGCTCAGGAGAGAGGCATCATCAGCGGAGACAACGTCCAGTTTgggcggctgcggcggcgcaCGCGTTTGTCTCAGTCCGAGAGCCAGAGCTCAGGGCCcgaagaggagcaggtgagctcCTCCGTGGACGCGAGGCGCTCCGGACGCGCCCACAACCCTCAGCAGGATCAGGAGCCCCCTCCGGCCCCCGCCAAGCCCTCCGCTTGCACCGGTCTCCAGAATAAAAAGAGCCGCAATCGCACCTCCTCTGAGACTGAGGGGGGCAAAGGTGGCAGCAGGGGGCcgatgcagaggaagagaggccACTCTGAGACGGAGAACCGGCCCCGACCCGACAA ACCCGACATGAGCGGCCTCCAGTGCCTCGCCAGCGAGAAAGTCTGGTTCGACAAACACCGCTACGATGAAGCGGAAAGGCGCTTATACGAAGGGGCCAACGGTCCTGCCACGCA ACAGTCCTCCTCAAACGCTGGAGATCAGGAGTTGGTTTCACGCATGAAGAGCCTGGAACTGGAGAACCAGACTTTACACAAAG TGGTGGTGGAGATGAAAGCTGCCCTGCAGAGGCTGGAGTCCAGAGTAGCTGTGCTGGAAAAgagccctgcaccagcagctgTTCAATGTGCTAAG ACCGCTCCAGTCCGACAGGTAAAGGTAGAAAATGGTGGTgacgaggacgacgacgatGACATCGACCTGTTTGGCAGCGACGACGACGATGAGGAGGCAGAACGCCTGAAACAGGAGCGTCTGGATGCCTATGCAGCCAAGAAGGCCAAGAAACCCGCCCTCATCGCCAAGTCATCCATCCTGTTGGATGTCAAACCC TGGGACGATGAGACGGACATGGCGAAGCTGGAGGAGTGCGTGCGCTCGGTGCAGATGGACGGGCTTCTGTGGGGAGCCTCCAAGCTGCTGCCGGTCGGCTACGGCATCAAGAAGCTGCAGATCAGCTGCGTTGTTGAAGACGATAAAGTCGGCACCGACATATTGGAGGAGGAGATCACCAAGTTCGAGGACTTT gtccaGAGTGTAGACGTTGCTGCCTTCAATAAGATCTAA
- the eef1da gene encoding eukaryotic translation elongation factor 1 delta a (guanine nucleotide exchange protein) isoform X8, translating into MSGLQCLASEKVWFDKHRYDEAERRLYEGANGPATQQVKTALQQAKGRQQKRPHRNSSSNAGDQELVSRMKSLELENQTLHKVVVEMKAALQRLESRVAVLEKSPAPAAVQCAKTAPVRQVKVENGGDEDDDDDIDLFGSDDDDEEAERLKQERLDAYAAKKAKKPALIAKSSILLDVKPWDDETDMAKLEECVRSVQMDGLLWGASKLLPVGYGIKKLQISCVVEDDKVGTDILEEEITKFEDFVQSVDVAAFNKI; encoded by the exons ATGAGCGGCCTCCAGTGCCTCGCCAGCGAGAAAGTCTGGTTCGACAAACACCGCTACGATGAAGCGGAAAGGCGCTTATACGAAGGGGCCAACGGTCCTGCCACGCAA CAGGTGAAAACGGCCCTGCAGCAGGCCAAAGGGCGCCAGCAGAAACGGCCACACAGAAAC TCCTCCTCAAACGCTGGAGATCAGGAGTTGGTTTCACGCATGAAGAGCCTGGAACTGGAGAACCAGACTTTACACAAAG TGGTGGTGGAGATGAAAGCTGCCCTGCAGAGGCTGGAGTCCAGAGTAGCTGTGCTGGAAAAgagccctgcaccagcagctgTTCAATGTGCTAAG ACCGCTCCAGTCCGACAGGTAAAGGTAGAAAATGGTGGTgacgaggacgacgacgatGACATCGACCTGTTTGGCAGCGACGACGACGATGAGGAGGCAGAACGCCTGAAACAGGAGCGTCTGGATGCCTATGCAGCCAAGAAGGCCAAGAAACCCGCCCTCATCGCCAAGTCATCCATCCTGTTGGATGTCAAACCC TGGGACGATGAGACGGACATGGCGAAGCTGGAGGAGTGCGTGCGCTCGGTGCAGATGGACGGGCTTCTGTGGGGAGCCTCCAAGCTGCTGCCGGTCGGCTACGGCATCAAGAAGCTGCAGATCAGCTGCGTTGTTGAAGACGATAAAGTCGGCACCGACATATTGGAGGAGGAGATCACCAAGTTCGAGGACTTT gtccaGAGTGTAGACGTTGCTGCCTTCAATAAGATCTAA
- the eef1da gene encoding eukaryotic translation elongation factor 1 delta a (guanine nucleotide exchange protein) isoform X6, with amino-acid sequence MSGLQCLASEKVWFDKHRYDEAERRLYEGANGPATQQQQDTDANAILQDIAKSRKNIQQSLNGVKTALQQAKGRQQKRPHRNSSSNAGDQELVSRMKSLELENQTLHKVVVEMKAALQRLESRVAVLEKSPAPAAVQCAKTAPVRQVKVENGGDEDDDDDIDLFGSDDDDEEAERLKQERLDAYAAKKAKKPALIAKSSILLDVKPWDDETDMAKLEECVRSVQMDGLLWGASKLLPVGYGIKKLQISCVVEDDKVGTDILEEEITKFEDFVQSVDVAAFNKI; translated from the exons ATGAGCGGCCTCCAGTGCCTCGCCAGCGAGAAAGTCTGGTTCGACAAACACCGCTACGATGAAGCGGAAAGGCGCTTATACGAAGGGGCCAACGGTCCTGCCACGCAACAGCAACAG GACACAGATGCTAATGCCATCCTGCAGGACATTGCTAAGTCCAGAAAGAATATCCAGCAGTCCCTCAACGGA GTGAAAACGGCCCTGCAGCAGGCCAAAGGGCGCCAGCAGAAACGGCCACACAGAAAC TCCTCCTCAAACGCTGGAGATCAGGAGTTGGTTTCACGCATGAAGAGCCTGGAACTGGAGAACCAGACTTTACACAAAG TGGTGGTGGAGATGAAAGCTGCCCTGCAGAGGCTGGAGTCCAGAGTAGCTGTGCTGGAAAAgagccctgcaccagcagctgTTCAATGTGCTAAG ACCGCTCCAGTCCGACAGGTAAAGGTAGAAAATGGTGGTgacgaggacgacgacgatGACATCGACCTGTTTGGCAGCGACGACGACGATGAGGAGGCAGAACGCCTGAAACAGGAGCGTCTGGATGCCTATGCAGCCAAGAAGGCCAAGAAACCCGCCCTCATCGCCAAGTCATCCATCCTGTTGGATGTCAAACCC TGGGACGATGAGACGGACATGGCGAAGCTGGAGGAGTGCGTGCGCTCGGTGCAGATGGACGGGCTTCTGTGGGGAGCCTCCAAGCTGCTGCCGGTCGGCTACGGCATCAAGAAGCTGCAGATCAGCTGCGTTGTTGAAGACGATAAAGTCGGCACCGACATATTGGAGGAGGAGATCACCAAGTTCGAGGACTTT gtccaGAGTGTAGACGTTGCTGCCTTCAATAAGATCTAA
- the eef1da gene encoding eukaryotic translation elongation factor 1 delta a (guanine nucleotide exchange protein) isoform X9 has product MSGLQCLASEKVWFDKHRYDEAERRLYEGANGPATQQQQSSSNAGDQELVSRMKSLELENQTLHKVVVEMKAALQRLESRVAVLEKSPAPAAVQCAKTAPVRQVKVENGGDEDDDDDIDLFGSDDDDEEAERLKQERLDAYAAKKAKKPALIAKSSILLDVKPWDDETDMAKLEECVRSVQMDGLLWGASKLLPVGYGIKKLQISCVVEDDKVGTDILEEEITKFEDFVQSVDVAAFNKI; this is encoded by the exons ATGAGCGGCCTCCAGTGCCTCGCCAGCGAGAAAGTCTGGTTCGACAAACACCGCTACGATGAAGCGGAAAGGCGCTTATACGAAGGGGCCAACGGTCCTGCCACGCAACAGCAACAG TCCTCCTCAAACGCTGGAGATCAGGAGTTGGTTTCACGCATGAAGAGCCTGGAACTGGAGAACCAGACTTTACACAAAG TGGTGGTGGAGATGAAAGCTGCCCTGCAGAGGCTGGAGTCCAGAGTAGCTGTGCTGGAAAAgagccctgcaccagcagctgTTCAATGTGCTAAG ACCGCTCCAGTCCGACAGGTAAAGGTAGAAAATGGTGGTgacgaggacgacgacgatGACATCGACCTGTTTGGCAGCGACGACGACGATGAGGAGGCAGAACGCCTGAAACAGGAGCGTCTGGATGCCTATGCAGCCAAGAAGGCCAAGAAACCCGCCCTCATCGCCAAGTCATCCATCCTGTTGGATGTCAAACCC TGGGACGATGAGACGGACATGGCGAAGCTGGAGGAGTGCGTGCGCTCGGTGCAGATGGACGGGCTTCTGTGGGGAGCCTCCAAGCTGCTGCCGGTCGGCTACGGCATCAAGAAGCTGCAGATCAGCTGCGTTGTTGAAGACGATAAAGTCGGCACCGACATATTGGAGGAGGAGATCACCAAGTTCGAGGACTTT gtccaGAGTGTAGACGTTGCTGCCTTCAATAAGATCTAA
- the eef1da gene encoding eukaryotic translation elongation factor 1 delta a (guanine nucleotide exchange protein) isoform X7 yields MSGLQCLASEKVWFDKHRYDEAERRLYEGANGPATQQQQVKTALQQAKGRQQKRPHRNSSSNAGDQELVSRMKSLELENQTLHKVVVEMKAALQRLESRVAVLEKSPAPAAVQCAKTAPVRQVKVENGGDEDDDDDIDLFGSDDDDEEAERLKQERLDAYAAKKAKKPALIAKSSILLDVKPWDDETDMAKLEECVRSVQMDGLLWGASKLLPVGYGIKKLQISCVVEDDKVGTDILEEEITKFEDFVQSVDVAAFNKI; encoded by the exons ATGAGCGGCCTCCAGTGCCTCGCCAGCGAGAAAGTCTGGTTCGACAAACACCGCTACGATGAAGCGGAAAGGCGCTTATACGAAGGGGCCAACGGTCCTGCCACGCAACAGCAACAG GTGAAAACGGCCCTGCAGCAGGCCAAAGGGCGCCAGCAGAAACGGCCACACAGAAAC TCCTCCTCAAACGCTGGAGATCAGGAGTTGGTTTCACGCATGAAGAGCCTGGAACTGGAGAACCAGACTTTACACAAAG TGGTGGTGGAGATGAAAGCTGCCCTGCAGAGGCTGGAGTCCAGAGTAGCTGTGCTGGAAAAgagccctgcaccagcagctgTTCAATGTGCTAAG ACCGCTCCAGTCCGACAGGTAAAGGTAGAAAATGGTGGTgacgaggacgacgacgatGACATCGACCTGTTTGGCAGCGACGACGACGATGAGGAGGCAGAACGCCTGAAACAGGAGCGTCTGGATGCCTATGCAGCCAAGAAGGCCAAGAAACCCGCCCTCATCGCCAAGTCATCCATCCTGTTGGATGTCAAACCC TGGGACGATGAGACGGACATGGCGAAGCTGGAGGAGTGCGTGCGCTCGGTGCAGATGGACGGGCTTCTGTGGGGAGCCTCCAAGCTGCTGCCGGTCGGCTACGGCATCAAGAAGCTGCAGATCAGCTGCGTTGTTGAAGACGATAAAGTCGGCACCGACATATTGGAGGAGGAGATCACCAAGTTCGAGGACTTT gtccaGAGTGTAGACGTTGCTGCCTTCAATAAGATCTAA